A region of the Marmota flaviventris isolate mMarFla1 chromosome 3, mMarFla1.hap1, whole genome shotgun sequence genome:
CACATATCCTGCTCTCAATCAGATTCCAGTGCCACATGCTACAAGGATCAGGGCATCACCTACAGGGGCACGTGGAGCACTGTGGAAAGCGGAGCTGAATGTGTCAACTGGAACAGCAGTGTGTTGGCCCTGAAGTCCTACAATGGGCGGAGACCAGATGCCATCAAGCTGGGCCTTGGGAATCACAACTACTGCAGGTGAGGCGGCCATCTTCCTCAGTAGGTTCTTCTCTGGTGAAAAGCACTACGGTTGGGGAAAAGAACCTACTAGGCCCTGGTACTATCtatacagaaatagaaataaattgattttagGGAATTGGCTCACAGCTCTGGGGGCTAGTGAGTCTGAAATCTATAGGCAACTCATCAGGCTGGAACCTTAAGAGTTGATGTTGTAGTCTTCTCATATTTTGTTCTTGAGGCCTTCAAcggattggatgaggcccacccacaacATCTAGGATAAGGTACTTAAGATCAAGTGATTGCAAGTGCTAATGACATACCTTTGCAGCAATGCCCGGattaatatttgattaaataCCTGGGGACTTTAACCTAGCCATGTTGACACATTAAGACTAACAATTATTGCCCATCCCTTGTCAACTCGGCAACCATATGCATTTCCTTAAACTATacttaatttccaaataaaaacaatattattaagTCATGTTTCTGCCTAACATAATACAACTATCCAGTATTCAACTATGCAAAAAATGCACTCACCCTTTCCCCAGAAGAGTATGCCAAGTCCTTGGGTATGAGAGGAAAGTTTTCACTTTTAACCTTCCCTGGTCATCCCTGGATGATTTTTCAGGAACCCCGACCGAGACTCAAAGCCTTGGTGCTATGTCTTTAAGGCAGGGAAGTACACCTCAGAGTTCTGCAGCATACCAGTCTGCTCCAAGGGTAAGTGACAGTCACCATACCTTCTGAGTGTCACTAGGGGAGAAACATCTGAAAGAATAGGGCTGATAGTCCCACAACTGAGGAGAGAAAAGAGTGGGTTGGGAGTTAGTCATGGCCACAGAGGGAAGAATCCTGCCCAGACATTGCCTCCAGCTGTTTGACTATAAGTGGACTCCTTCTCCCCTCTGACCATCAGTCTCCCCATCTACAGAGGAAAGAATGGGGATGAATCAGTAGTTTCTAGTCCTTTTTGAGTGAATAGAAATTCTCCCTTTTTGAATTCATGGTCTCTCTTTCTCaaaacttttaatataaaataactctccagagaggaaaaaaaaactgttacaaaAAGGCACTATGAATTCAGTggtgttttcaaaaataattatattagtaACCACAATAGTATGAAAGATACTTTTAAAGTTCTAAATATATACATGGAAAAACAATGAGCATTTTGTTCACAGGTCTACAGGTAATGCTGGTTTACCTGTGAAAGTGAAAACTCCTTTTACAATAATTCTGAAGTTATCCTCTCTATCCCAAGGATTTTGTCTAAATTAATATTCACAAATATAAATGATCTTACAGATGCCTTCTAATTACAGTATTTATGTGAAGAAGTATACTTCATAAGTTTCAAATGGGGAGAAAAGAGGGTAGGGTGGGGCAAATTGATGAAAATAGGTAGCACTCTTGGGCTCATATGTTCTCTTCTAAGCCCAGCAAAGCCTTCAGAGAACTGGTGGACAAAGTAGGACCTAACATCACAACCCCCTGTTGAAGCACATTGGTTCAATGCAACCATCAAGTAGAAACAAGGAAATCCCTAATTACTTCAAAGCAGCTCTAAGAATAATCACCACTAAGGGAATACAGCACTCTTTTTCATTAAACCTGAACAGACCCTCAGAATCAGCTTCCACTCAGCAATCTAGGAGATCGCATCCAGTTGACGAAAGTGGTACATGAGATGAAATCTGTGTTAGTCAGTTCCATATAACTATAATACCTGAGAAactcaacttataaagaaaaaggtcCTTTTGGTTCACAGTTTGAGAGATTTCAGTCCAGATCtattggccctgttgctttgggcctgtggtgacacatggtgggagcatgtggaGGAACAAGACTGCTCACTGCATggccaggaagtgaaagagaaagagactgggTTCTTCCAATTCCCTTTGAGGTCATGCCCTCAaggacctgaagacctcccaccaggccccacctgtTAAGGATTTCACCACTTCCAACAGTGTCATGCTACAGATGAAGCTTTTAACATATGGGCCCTTAGGAGACATTCCCAGTCTAAACTACAGTGAAACCCACTTGCCATTTCTATGTAAAAGgccttaaagaaaaaatgaaaagttggagATACCACACTCTTCTCCATGCTAGACTAGCCCTCACCTCCACTTTAAACCCCAATTTGCCTGCCTCACCATTTAATTGGTTTTGTTTCagctttggattttttttgttgttgttccaggaAAAAATGAGGACTGCTACTTTGGAAAAGGGTTAGCATACCGTGGCACCCAAAGCCTCACCATATCTGGTGCCTCCTGCCTTCCATGGAATTCCATGATCCTGATAGGCAAGAGTTATACAGCGTGGAAGACCAACTCCCAGGCTCTCGGCCTGGGAAAACATAATTATTGCCGGTAAGTAGATCAGAACCCAAGGGATTCAGGTTTTGGCAGAGAAGAGTCAAGAGTGTGGGATGGGAGAAGAATTAATGCCGAAAGTTATATGAAAGATCCAAAGTGTGGGAAGGAACTCTGGATATGATCTAGTCCAACCTATTCACTTGATAGAACAACGCTTATTTCTGAAACTCAAGGTATAACAGTTTTCCAACCCAAAACCCAAGTTAGCGGTCTTGTCCCCTCACCTAATTTAAGCCTCATTCATTCCGTTCTCAGTGCTCTTTTATTATAATACTTTTGTAAGAGTTTCTTCTCAAAACATCTCCCAGTTCCTTCCAACATCCCTGTGAGATTAGAATATTATATTACTgagagtaaaaaaaattaaagggaaaattttCCACTATCATTGGGCCTGCCACTTCGGCAagttgaacttgagatcttcctttCCAGCTCAGTGTTTTTACCACTGATTTACTTCTTTCCACTCTTATGTGGCCTTTGATATAATTGAAAATGTGACTTAAAATCTTAAACTCCCTTATCATTCAGGAATCCAGATGGAGATGCCAAGCCCTGGTGCCATGTGCTGAAGGACCGCAAGTTGACGTGGGAATACTGTGACATGCCCCAGTGCTGTAAGGGCTGGCCCTCTACTACCTGCCTTTGCCTACTCTTACTTCCCCACTATTTCCTTTGCTTCCCTGTGTGTCCTCACAGCTGCTGGTTCAGACTTCTAGAAGGACTAGGCCTTGGTGGGTAGGAGGCTTCTGTAACTGAAGCAATGGTCTTGGCAGGTGTGCACTTCCCATGCATGGGGGTGATGGGGAGGaaccaaaagaaagcaaagaCCACTCTGGTTTCTCTTAGAATTCTAATGTTTCTCTCTGGATGCCTCTATTAATAGTGGTGTTGATAGTAATGGTGAGTATAAGGAAGAAGAGGGGAGCTCATGTTTGTGACTCCTCAGAAAGTAAGGTGCTTCCATTGTGCTCTCCCAACAGTGGTGTTGGGAGAGTCTTCCTCTTAGATGGAGTCTTCCTCTTCCCATTTACTGAGGAGGAAACACTCTCTCAGAAGTCCTATGGCATGCCCTAATTCCCTGGGCTCCCAGTAGTAAAAATAGGGCTTGCTCCCATGTCCTCTGACTCTAAGGCTTATACTGTGAACTCTTCCACGTTACCCACAGAACCCATTTAACATGGGGAAACTGCATTAATGATAAGGGATGAGAGgcagagaaaattcaaattggCACATGTtgctaagaaaataaaactttattttggaaattGTCTGAGAATAGATTATAACTCGCCTCCTGTGAATACACAGTTGTACCAGAATGTTCTTCAAGTAATATAGAGTCTAACTAGGAAGGTAAGACATAAACTCTCAGTTAACTCATGACCAAGGGCATTTATGGTGGGTCCTCTGTTAGCCACAGAGCCTTGTCAGCTGGGTGTTGACAAAAGCTCTGAGAGGTCAGCTTTCACTTACCTTGAAGAATGGCTATGGTTGagtaaaggaaagaaatgggTAGACAGTCCTCAGAAGGAAACTTACAATACATTACTTCTTAAGCCAGGAAATGGATACAATTAGAAGGAATGAAGCATAGCAGAAACATCCCCAGTTTTGGAGTCAAACAGATATGGGTTCTAATCTAGATACCATTGTGAACTTGGGCCAAAATTTTTTAGCCTCCCTGAAACAGGAAGGGATAAAGATAGTGTACACATAATATTTAGCATGTTGGTAATGCACTCAACAGAGGAAAGTTGTGGTTCTTATCACTGTGGGAAAAGTTACATCACCCTCGACCCATCTTTCAAAGAGCAGTCAGCCTATAGCAGTCAGAGATCCAAGAGAAGAAACCTAGATGGGTGCTCCCGGACCTTGCCCCAGCACCTCAGGTCtgatctcccttctctctcctttcttctcccagcCACCTGTGGCCTAAGACAGTACAAGAAGCCTCAGTTTCGCATTAAAGGAGGACTCTTCGCAGACATCACCTCTCATCCTTGGCAGGCTGCCATATTTGCCAAGAACAGGAGGTCACCAGGAGAGAGGTTTTTGTGTGGGGGAGTGCTTATCAGTTCCTGCTGGGTCCTATCTGCTGCTCACTGCTTCCTGGAGAGGTAGGGGCTTAGAAAACCAATAGATTTTTCTACTAAGGTCTTAAAACCAGAATCAATGGAGTAAATTTTACAGTAAAAATAGCATTCTAAAGCTGTTTTTCCATTAGGTTTCCTCCCCACCACCTTAAGGTGGTCTTGGGCAGAACATACCGGGTGGTCCCTGGTGAAGAGGAACAGAAATTTGAAGTAGAAAAATACATCGTCCATAAGGAATTTGATGATGACACTTATGACAATGATATTGGTAAGATGTTATTATTCTCTGCTACAGTTGACAGTCTGGAACACACAGCATACCCCCATACATGTACACCCACACGAATATGtttacacacacaaatacacacacttCCTCCTTCCTAAGCCTGGCTCCCTCCTGCTAGTTCCTCCCCTAAAACTGGAAGTGGCTCTCCTTCACACAGGTCTTATTCTCTCCCTTTCAGCATTGCTGCAGCTGAAATCAGACTCATTACAGTGTGCCCAGGACAGCAACTCTGTCCGCACCGTCTGCCTCCCTGACGCCGACCTGCAGCTGGCTGACTGGACGGAATGTGAACTGTCTGGCTATGGCAAGCACGAGGCATGTAAGTGGAAGGAAGTCTCAGCCCCATCCTGTCTGTCTGCAGGACAGCAGGGGATGTGGTAGTTGAGCAGATGGAGGAAAAAGTGGTCAGTAAAGCAGCAGGGTCTAGCCCCAGTTCTGGTACTGCTGCTGACTATATGTGAGAGAGGCCCCTGCCTCCCTGACTGGTGAGACCCATCATCTGATTTCCCTACTTCACAGGGTCACTGTACAGGTGAGGGAAAGTCTGAATAGTGCAAATACTTTGAAGAACTTAAGATTCTAAGAAGGTGCTATGTAGGAAGTCAACGAAGGAGGTAGGTTCTCAGATGCTGGAGTTGTGTAGGCCTGATTTAAAAATCTCAGATCTACATCTTGCTTAGCTTTAGGACCTTTGATGTCTTAGTCAGTTTTCTATTAACGTAGCAAATACTTGGAATaagtcaacttaaaaagaggaatgGTTTCTCTTGACtgacaatttcagaggttttagtctatAGTCATGTGGCACATTGCCTGTAGTAAGTAGCACTTTGTGGTGGGACTCACAGCAAAGGCAGCTGCTTGCCTCACGGTGGccaggaaacaaaaggaaaggcGAGGCTgggatcccaatatccccttctaGGTCTTGCGCCCAATGGCCTAACTTCctccactaggccctacctcctaaacattttacctcccaatagcaccactgGCTGAGGACCAAGCCATGGGCCTTCTGGTGACAATTAAGATCTAATCTATAGCACTGgacataattttttgttttgttttgagatggggtcttaccaAATTGTCCaacctggccttgaactcacaataattttccctcagcctcccaggtagctgggattacaggcttgtgctacCATGTCTGGCTACTCCAAATCTGTTTCCTCATGTTAAAGTGGACCTAGATCTAATTCTCTAGttggattaaaaatattaattattcaaGTTAATCTTGATGGTTCTCAACTGGAGTGATTCTGCCACCCAGGAAACATTTTGCAATGTTTGGAGTCATTTCAAGGTCTCAAGCTGAAGGTTGATATTGACAGTGAGTAGAAAGAGAGATGCTACTAAACATGAGTAGAAAGAGAGATGCTACTAAACATCCGTAGTGCACAGGACAGTCCTCTCAGCAGATCTCATCCAAAATGTTAGTAGGGTCACTATCAAGAaatcctagatcaaaccctaTAAAACTGCTGCTTTTGTAAgtcaaaatgataaaatgttaGTGATATTATAGAATTCAACCTAACATGTATTAATACTTGAGAGATGTTAATTATTGGAAAATTTGGCTTTCTCCTTCCAAAAGGCTTACAAATAAGTTTTCCTAGAATTACAAGacatttcctccctctctttcagCTTCTCCTTTCTATTCTGAACGGCTGAAGGAGGCTCATGTCAGATTGTACCCATCCAGCCGCTGTACATCACAATATATGTTTAATAAAACTGTCACAAACAACATGCTGTGTGCTGGAGATACTCGCAGTGGAGGGAACCAAGCAAACCTGCATGATGCTTGCCAGGTAAATATGAATATTGCTCCATTCTTGAGGCCCACCCAAGGACAAAAATGCTCCTTGGCCAACAAGTTCTTAACTAAGGGGAAAAGTTATAGCCAGAATGGAGTGGTTTCATCTCTGTGAGGCCCTAGGGATTCTAGATAGAGGCCTCCAGGAATAAAGCAATTGGAGAAAGATCAAAGTTACCTAAACTTAAGAAATCGAAAACTGTAGGAAATTTCCCCATGTTTTCACAGGAAACTCCACCTGGTACAGGATTTCCTGTAAGCCAAAGCAATTAATTGACTATTGAAGTGATGGGTAAAGCAACATAAGTAAGAAATCCTTAATTTCTATAGGTGCTAGAGAACCAGAATCTATTTTGTAGAAGGGCCAGGAGGAAAGGAAATAGGATGAATTGTGAGAAAGGAGTTTTAAAAACTCATATTCAGCCCTAATATCCTAGAATACAGGCTAATTTAGGTTCTGTGTTAGAATCCCTAtcagaatatttatatttcatgattAACAAGATACTGGGGCATGGGGGACAGACAAACTGCTGGTATTAAGACTAAAATATAGCCAAGGAATTGTTATTGCTCAGACATTTCAGTTGTCTACAGTATACCAGGCTCTCCATTAGGGGATGGAAGTTAGGACACAAAGAAGTCAAATGAGGCTCTTGTGTTGAAGACTTTGCAGACATTGTTCTTATAATCATAAAAGCAGTTCCCCGGGCCTGGTTTCTTGAGCATTTGGTCTCCTTCTGAATGGTTTCTTCAGAAAGCTCATATGTACCACCTAGTCACAGTCAAAACAAGGGTGTATACAAAGTGAAACTATGATCTATCTATATGCTTAAAGTTATgcttaaaaaacattattttgatcCAATATGACAATAATTAGTACTGAGTTTTACTAAATGCCATATTGTTCTCAGCTGCTTTTTGTGTACCCTCCCAATCAATTTCCATAACAACCTCATGAGATACACAGCATCTTCTCTATTTTATAGTTAAGAAAACTAAAGGGGCcggcgttgtggctcagtagtagagtgcttgcctagcatgcgtgaggcactgggttcaatccccagcaccacataaaaataaaaacaaataaaataaaggtattgtgtccatctacattaaaaaattaaaaagaaaaaaaaaaaaaaaaacaactaaaggaCAATTATCCTGAATCCACAAAGCTAGTAAGTGGTTGAGTTCAAACCAGGTGTTTTTGGAGGCCTGAAATGGCTAAGCAATTATCTTTGTCTGTCTGTgtctgtatgtttgtgtgtgtggtgtggtgctgaggatagaggCCAGGCCttgacaagtgctccaccactgagctaccataATCCTGAGCAATTGTATCAATTCACTTTATCAGAATAGATACAACCTAATCATCTAGAGGATCAAGAAAATTGAGATAATTTGCCCTCTCTGAACTAAGTACTTTAAAGAATATATCATAGTACTATAGTAATTCTAATTTTCTCCCAGAAATTGTGCCATGTTTGCAAACCTGTTCTGTCTTTTgcagggtgactcaggaggccCTTTGGTGTGTGTAAAGGACAAACGCATGACTTTGGTTGGCATCATCAGTTGGGGTCTTGGTTGTGGGCAGAAGGACGTTCCAGGTATATACACCAAGGTCACGAATTACCTAGACTGGATTCAAGAAAATATGCTACCATGACCAAGAAAACTCAGCTCCTTAAAATCAAAGGAGATCCTGACTTCTTCCTCTTCAGAAGACATACTGTCAAGTCCATGTGCTTCTCTATGCTGATTTCTCCATGAGCCACCACATGGTAGCAGGGGAGAAGAATCAGTAGGAGAGGACAAAGTGTTTTAGTTGGGTACTTTACATTTTGGACATTTTACAGGAGTTAAAGGCTGATTTCAGAATGTATTCTGTCAGATAAGAAGACAGCTAAATAAATGCCAACCCCTCCTGGAATTCTACTGTCTAGAGCAGAAGAGATGTAGAACGAAAGTTCAGACTCCTAATCACTGGTTGTGAGAAAATCTGGAAATGGGGACACAAAGATAAAAGTATGTCTCAATAACAAACAATAACTAGATCCTGAAAGAGAAAAGTATTGCATTagaaaaagaatgtgtatttatAGTCACAAGAGCCCAACAGGGCCTCCAAATAAGGGATGGGCTGGCTGGACAGATCATTTTTCCCAAAACGATCCCTTAAATCAAGTATTCTTCTTCTGCCTTTCCACTCCACTTGGAAAATATTCCTTTTGTGTATAGtgtaaatcttttttctttataaactttttaGTTAACTGAGAGATTATATCATTTTCGTAATAGATGAGCTAGGATTTAGACTATTTATATCAATCCACTGTAATTTTCATGTTCTGTTGCCATGACCCTGTATTATACtgtctttaaataataaattcacatatatttttcacatttttctccaGAGTAGAATGGTTTTGTTACATATGCAGTATCCCACAGCTTACTCAGTTATtcataattcacatttttttgaatcatttgaaatatttcctttcattcattcaacataaaCAGTGCCCACAAATAAATATGCTAGGTGCTGTGGACAGTAAAAGGGGGAAGAAAGGACAGTTTGGTATGACAGGAAcagaagatatttagaaataagGTAGAATGGAGATGGGCCATAGAAGGGCAGAAACTTTTATTGGAATTCAGCTGCAGGAGGGATTAGGgaacctgaaggaaaaaaaattagggagGGTTTTCTCAGATTGGGTGAGATCTGGATTGGTACACAGGTGCAGTAAAAGCAATCTTGAGATGAAAAAATTCAGTACCTGAAAATACGAAGATCTGGAGGTAAAAGAGAgaagtataaaaagaaattagtagTTTGTCTACGGTGAACTTTATGAAGGGGACTGTAGATTGGAATTCAGATTATGGGGGCTGTGAATGCCAAACTGAGTTTAGATTTAATTTAATAAGGAGCTATTTTGAGTATTTTGCTCAGGCAAGTGGGAGTATGTCAGGAAGATGAACTATGTGGTAATGGGAGAGTAACAAGACAGGTAGTAAGACTCTTTTTGACAGTAACTACAGttacataaaaaacaaatgaactaaTCATGACTTTGCTAA
Encoded here:
- the Plat gene encoding tissue-type plasminogen activator isoform X1, encoding MRHSEEMMNTMKKGLLCVLLLCEVVFTLPRQEIYTRFRRGARSYRGEKELRWKRVSGVTCRDEKTQMIYQQHESWLRPMLRSNRVEYCWCNSGSPQCHSVPIKSCSEPRCFNGGTCWQAIYFSDFVCQCPEGFAGKRCEIDSSATCYKDQGITYRGTWSTVESGAECVNWNSSVLALKSYNGRRPDAIKLGLGNHNYCRNPDRDSKPWCYVFKAGKYTSEFCSIPVCSKGKNEDCYFGKGLAYRGTQSLTISGASCLPWNSMILIGKSYTAWKTNSQALGLGKHNYCRNPDGDAKPWCHVLKDRKLTWEYCDMPQCSTCGLRQYKKPQFRIKGGLFADITSHPWQAAIFAKNRRSPGERFLCGGVLISSCWVLSAAHCFLERFPPHHLKVVLGRTYRVVPGEEEQKFEVEKYIVHKEFDDDTYDNDIALLQLKSDSLQCAQDSNSVRTVCLPDADLQLADWTECELSGYGKHEASSPFYSERLKEAHVRLYPSSRCTSQYMFNKTVTNNMLCAGDTRSGGNQANLHDACQGDSGGPLVCVKDKRMTLVGIISWGLGCGQKDVPGIYTKVTNYLDWIQENMLP
- the Plat gene encoding tissue-type plasminogen activator isoform X2 — its product is MRHSEEMMNTMKKGLLCVLLLCEVVFTLPRQEIYTRFRRGARSYRVTCRDEKTQMIYQQHESWLRPMLRSNRVEYCWCNSGSPQCHSVPIKSCSEPRCFNGGTCWQAIYFSDFVCQCPEGFAGKRCEIDSSATCYKDQGITYRGTWSTVESGAECVNWNSSVLALKSYNGRRPDAIKLGLGNHNYCRNPDRDSKPWCYVFKAGKYTSEFCSIPVCSKGKNEDCYFGKGLAYRGTQSLTISGASCLPWNSMILIGKSYTAWKTNSQALGLGKHNYCRNPDGDAKPWCHVLKDRKLTWEYCDMPQCSTCGLRQYKKPQFRIKGGLFADITSHPWQAAIFAKNRRSPGERFLCGGVLISSCWVLSAAHCFLERFPPHHLKVVLGRTYRVVPGEEEQKFEVEKYIVHKEFDDDTYDNDIALLQLKSDSLQCAQDSNSVRTVCLPDADLQLADWTECELSGYGKHEASSPFYSERLKEAHVRLYPSSRCTSQYMFNKTVTNNMLCAGDTRSGGNQANLHDACQGDSGGPLVCVKDKRMTLVGIISWGLGCGQKDVPGIYTKVTNYLDWIQENMLP